The window CTCATTGTCGTGTTGTTGCTCGTTGGTGCTCTCCTTGGCCAGCCGGTGTTGCTGTCGTACGTCGAGACGGGGAGCATGGAGCCGACGATCGAATCGGGCGACGGCTTCATCGCGATTCCGACGGCTGTCAGTGGCCCGGTCGAAACGGGAGACGTCGTCGTCTTCGAGGCCCAGGAGATCGACGGCGGCGGCCTGACGACACACCGTGTCGTCGCGGAGACTGATCACGGCTACGTGACGCGCGGTGATGCAAATATGGTCACCGACCAGGACGGTGCCGAACCGCACGTCACCGACGGCCAGGTCGTCGCCAAAGCGCTCCAGGTGAACGGCGAGGTGGTCACGATCCCGCACCTTGGAACGGCGGTGATGGGCATCCAGAGCGGCCTCGAGGCGACCCAGCTACGCCTGGCCTCGCTGTTGGGGACGGGGGCACTGCTGGGATCGTCCGGCCTGTCGGCGCTCCTGCTCGGGTTCGGCATCGCCGTACTCGCCGTCTCGTTCCTGCTCGAGCGCGGCGCTCGAACCGAGCGCTCTCGAAGTCGCCAACGGCGGCCGCGGCGAGACGTCTTCGACGCGAAGCGAGTCGTCCTCGCACTGGCGCTCGTGATCGCGCTCGTCTCCGCGGGGACGATGGCGACCATGTCGGGGTCGACCGAGACCGGGATCGTCAGCAGCGAGTACGATTCCGGTGCGCACCACGTCATCGCGGCCGGTGAGACCGAGACTCAAACCTACGAAGTGGCCCACAACGGCCCCGTCCCGGTGGTGACGATGTTCGAGCCCTCGAGCGACGGCGTGACCGTCGACGAGGAGCCGAAGCGCCTCGAGCGTGGCGACGCGGTCAACGTAACCGTCGGCGTTACGGCACCACCGGAGACAGGGTACTACCTCCGGTCGTTCTCGGAGTATCGCTACTTCGCGGTGCTTCCCACGCCGGTGATTGCGACGCTGCATACGATCCACCCGTGGCTGGCGGCCGGAGCCGTGACGGTGGTCGTGACGGGGGTGTTCGTGCTCCCGTTCGCGCTGCTCATCGGCACGGGGACAATTCGGACGCGGGAGCGACGGCGAACGGGGCACGGGAAACGTACCTTGTGGTGATTTTCATGGAGACGATAACGCACACACACGACAGATCCGAATTCGGGGGGTATCGACGATGAACGGCGAGCGAGCGATTCTCAGAGCGCGATCGGCGCTCGACCAGTGGTTCGTCCTCGTGGTCGTGGTGCTGGTCGCGCTGAGTGCGTTCGGGGGCTGGATGGCCTACTCCGCGTACGCGGCCGATCCTGCCCCGGACGACGAGCGGACGGTTGAAGTGTGGTCGACCACTGCCGGCTACCACCACAGCGCCGAGGTGCAGGTCGACAACCCGGTGTTCGACGTCGGTGACGAACTGTCGAACCAGCCGGTGTACTACACGCGCATCGCCCCGGAGCTCGAGGGCGAGTTCAGACACCGCTACGACGGCACCGATGGTGTCGTCACCCTCGACGTCGAACTCGAGCGGGTCGTCCGATCGGTCGACGGTGACGCTGGCGAGTACTGGTCGGTGTCCGAATCGCTCGGATCGAGCACGGTCGACGACCTCGAGGCCGGCGAAACGCACACCACGGCGTTCACGCTCGACGTCCCCGGCCTGGCAAACGAAACCGACGAGATCGACTCGAGCCTCGGTAGCACGCCTGGAACCACGGAGACCGTCGTCGTCGCTTACGTCACGCTCGAGGGCACTGTGGACGGCGAGTCGGTGAACCAGACCAATCGATACGAACTGGTAGTCGACCCAGACGGCGACACCTACACCGTCGAGGGGCCAGAAAACGATCGATACGCCGAAGAGCGGACGGAGGCGGTCGAGAGCGATGCGGCGGCCGGGGCCGGCTTCGATCTCGGCGAATCCCTGGGTGGACTGGTGTTGCTCGTCCTCTCGCTGTCGGCGCTTGGCGCTACGACGGTCGCGAAACGACGGGGAGCGCTCACTCCCTCGGCGGCCGACCTCGAGCGCGCCCGTGCCAGACACGAGCGCGAGCAGTTCGACGACTGGATCACTCGCGGCGTGCTTCCCGACGCGGTACTCGATCGCCCGCGGGTGGACGTCGACACGCTCGAGGGGCTGGTCGACGTGGCGATCGATTGTGAGAAGCGGGTGATCGAAGAACAGACCGAGGACGGGCCGTCCTACTGGGTGCTCGACGGGGGGCTGCTGTACGTTTACGAGCCCGTGGAGCCGGTGCTGGAGGGATCCGAAGACGTGCGACCCGGCGACGATGGCGACGCACCACCCGAGGAACCTGTAGTAGAGGGCGTCGAGGTGGACGGCCTCGAGGAAGGGGACGGGACGATTTCGTCCGGGAACGACTGATAGGGATCGTTGTCGTCTCTTCTCGAGAAGCGGCGACACGCGACGGCAATCATCGGGAAACCGTTCAAACCGGTTCGATCGCTCGTTTAATGATGGGAGCGGCAGTGCCGCTCGGCTTACTCGGACTGTCTCGAGATCGACCCCCACGGGTGGCGACGGTCTCGAGGCCGGTAGGATGTCGTTCCCGGTTGGTACTGCTTGGTATCCAATTCCCGACAGATCGTAGCCGGACGCTTCGGCGTCTCACGAGGTGCCTGTCACTACTGCAGGAGGGGGATGTCGCCCCTCCTGTCAGTGTATACACAAGGGTGGTACCGGTGATGGTGGAGATACATGCGTTCAGGTGTGGCGACTGGTTGGTGGTGTGGATGGGGTGTCGGGGGCTGAACGCACTGGAGACACTCATGGAACGACGCAAATTCCTGATCGGTGCTGGGAGTACAGCAATCGGCGCAAGCGCAATCATCGGCTCGGGCGCGTTCAGTCGAATCGAATCGCAGCGGCACGTTTCGATAGCCGTAGCAGAGGATTCGGAGGCGTATCTCGGATTGGAACCGCTCGATACGCTCAACAGCCAGAATTACGTAGCACTCGATGATAACGGGCATCTCTACGTCCAGATCGACGGTGAGGGTGATCAGCAGGACAATGGTGGAGATGGGCCTGAAGGGGTGGGTGTCAACTCTGACTCATCCACTTGGTTCGACGGAATGTTCGATATCTGTAACAACGGCAAGGCAGAAGCAACCGTGAGGATCGACGTTGCTGGTCTGCAGTTCCACTCTTCCTCTGAAGATGGAATCGAACCAGACGACGATTATGGGCGTCCGATCGTCGACGTATTCTATTACGACGACGAAGGAAATGAAGTTTCGATCCTTACAGACTCGGAGGATGAATCATGGGATTATGGTGAAGATCTAACCCTCGATGTAGGCGAGTGTGAAACGATGAACATCCGAACGAACACGAAGGGTATTGATGCGACAATGGATGACGAACCTCTCGTGGAAGGTGATGCAACCGTCGTCGCCGACGCGCCTGGAGCGGGTGAAGTGAACGACTGATTACCCTTCACTATATCAGTGAGAATCGACAAACGAATTCGTTTTTGTTCGAACTAAGGGGTCGGTAGTAAACCTACTTTCAAGGGGATCGAAATCTGTTTATCTATCGAAAGCAAAGAATCGTATCTGTTTTGTTAGTCGTCTTGATTGGGGATGGCTATGGGATCCTTTCGAGTGATCACTCGCTTTATTGAGAGGTATCACGACTATACTATCTAAGAGATTATAGAAATAGCCGGTCTCAACGTTCTTGAACAGTTCTCAGTCTTCGTATTTGTCGACGTCGGCGTGAATCACGATCTCGTCGTCGAACAGCGTGAGATCCTCGAGCCCCTCTGCGTCGACGCCGATACCGATGCACGCACACTCACCAACGTCGAGATCGAACCCGTTCGATTCGCTATCGACAGGGTCGTCCGGGTCGTCTCCCAGGTAGAACCACAGCCGGTCTTCGTACTCGTCAATCTCGAACTCTATCCAGATTCTTGCTCCTTCCTTGCCGTGGTTACAGACCTGGAAGACGTTGTCGAACTCGCCCGTCCGAATCGCCTCCGCCAGTCCCTCGACTTCGAGGTGGCCGTGGTCGTCGAGAGTAACGGTAATCTCGTCGCTGTCCAGTGCTGGACACTCGTCCATCGCGAGGTAAGCGCTCGGGTCTTCGGCCAGCGCGATCGACACGTGTCGTTGTGATTCGGCTCTGCTGAACGCGCCGCTGCCGATCACCACGGTACTCGCGAGCCCAGCTGTACCAACGCCAGTCAGGAATGTTCTCCGTTCCATGTGAAATCACCCGGTGACGACGGGTGGGTCGCCGTTTGCGACCGCCTCCGGGATACGCGAAGTATCACCGCACCCACCCTTTTGTATATGGAGGCAGACGTCGGGTAAGGAGAGCCTGTTCTCTATGGCGGCGGCTCGTTGCTGGATCTATTCGTATTCACAGAAATTTCCGTAACCGCTTCTGGCTGTTCGTGTACTCGAACACCAAAACGGTCGTGGGTCAGGTGCTGAGTGCCGAATGCTGCGTTCCGAGTGTCGAGTGTATGCCCGTGAAACGGCTCGAGCAGCCGGCCGCACAGACAGACGACTGGATCCTGGTAAAACCGGGTGAAATGGATGAAAAGAGCGTCGTATGGCGTGCAATTGACGCTCCAGAGGATGGCGCCGATGTGTTACGGCAATAGCGTTACGCAGTACGTGTACAGCTCGGACAGGTTGTTACCCGGTTCGATGTTCCGAGCATGCATTCGAACGTAGTACTCGCCGTTGAGGCCGCTGACGTCGAGATACTCGGTCGTATCGAACTTCTCGTTGTTGACCAGTCGAACCTCGTAATCGTCGTGATTCCCCATCTGATTCTCGGAAACGACGAGGTAACTGCGGTTTCTCGTGCTGTTGTCCCCTGTATTCTCCCAGATTATTTCGATCTCGTTCCAGTCGGTGAGGTCGACGGCTTCCATCGTGACCCACGTCTCCTCGACGACGTGGTTCCCGGGTCTGATCGCCTGGACGTACAGGTAGGTGTCTCCTTTCTCGTGTGTCGGTTCGTTGCCGTCACCCTGACTGAACCCCTCTATCCAGAAATCCTCGTTTCGCCCTTCACAGTAGAGTTCCTCGCCGACCCGTTCGTCCACGTCGATGGTCACTCGACGCTGTGACTCGACCCGGGTGAACCCACTGGTCGCGGTTATCGTTCCTGCACCCACGAGAACGGTTCCAGTTGCCTGTAACAGTCGACGTCGTTTCATCGATACCCCCTCTCACGTTTCCGGCGACACACCACGGTCACGGACATACACGAACCAAGAACTACAACGTCCATTGTAATCACGCAACTACCCAACCGACAGGCAGTTGCAGTCGTGAACGTTGGCTTCCCATACTGGTTCGAATGCTGTACGAACGGCGGGAATAGTGTCGCTGTGAACGACAAGACGGGGTTCTGGAGGTTGCCAGCACCGATTCGTACTGCTCGTCACCAGCACGGCGTGACACTCGGCGCATTCGAGTCTCGCCTGAGTAATTTCGGTACAACAAGTGTCTCGAACCTCCTCGCGTGCAGTGATTGCCCCATCACACTCCGGACACGCTTCGAGAAACACCCGTAACCCGGCAACGACAGCCCCTTGCTGGTCGTCTTCGAGACGTTCCCACCCGGAACAGTACGCATCCAGCACGGGCACAATCCCCAGATCTGCCAGAAACGCGGCCTCCGAGGGCCACAGGCCGATCCGTTCGCTCTCGTAGGAGGCGGTGTACCTACCAGACGACTCCTCGAGCGCCAGCGCCGACGCTTCGACCTCGAGACGAGCTGCCAGTCGCTCGAGTCGATCGCCTGCCCGCTGAATCGCCGCGATTTCGCCCCGCCAGGCCGTCCGGAAGTCAGGGTCGAGACAGAGGTCGTCTTCGTCGGGACACTCCTCGACGATGGTCGACTCGAGGAGGAACGTCTCGAGGTCGAATGTGTCCACGTCCTCATCATTTGTCTCGAGTACAGCCGTCGACTCTCCGTACTGCGTGCCGAACAGCCGATGGATCGGGGAGGTACCGTTTCGTCAGTTCCGGCGTCCCCGGGACGAGATACCCGCGAAGGACGATCGCTGTCAGACAGCCGACGAACACAACCACACCAGCGAGTGGTGTCACGAGCACCCAGACGACTCCGGTCACGCCGAGCGCGATGAGCGTGTTCACCACCGTACAGGGCAGACAGTGATTCTCGCCCGTGTACTCAGGTTGTCGAATCGACTCGAGCGTCGCTCACTCCAGCGTGCATATCCGTCCGTTTCACGAATGGCGCTATTGGTATGGATTCGTTACTGTCCGGGAAACCGAACTTTTCACTTCAACTTCTCATTCCAATTTTTACTCCGCTTTTGTCACTTCGGACACCAGCCCGGTCGCCTGTGCCTTGCCGTCAACGAGTCACTCGAGGTTCGTCACCAGCTCGGCCAGGGTCTCGAGGTCGTACTGTCCGGGCGCGGTCGCATTCGCGGGATCCACCGGCGCGTAGCCGATCTTCGAGCCGTACACAGGCGCGACGGCTCGCGTGTGCCGCCCGACTTCGCCCATTGCCATCGTCGCCACCCGATCGCCGTGAGCGGTCAACTGCTCTGTGGCTGAGAGTAGAGCCAGCGTATCCGCCGTCGTCTGCGCCGTCACCGCGAGCTTCGCCACGTCGGCGTACTTCCCCGCTTCCGTCAGCGTCCGTACCAGCTCCGGACGCGGCGGCGCCCCCTCGAAATCGTGGCTCGAGGCGACCACCACGACTCCCACTTCGTCGGCCACCTCGAGCACCCCGTCGGCGTCGCCCTCGAGAATCGCCTCGAGTTCCACGTCGACAGCTTCCACGGCATCGAACCGGGCGGCTTCGGCGAGCGCCTCGAGCCGCCCTGCATCGGTTGCCTCACCACCCTCCCACATAGCGCGATTGGTCGCCAGAATCGGCAGGACGCCGTCGTAACGCTCGAGCGCTGGCAGCGGCTCGTCGGCCAGATCCATTCGGAACTCGAGGCAGTCGGCGTGGGCACGCGCTTCGGGTTCGTCGTCGAGGTCGGCTGTTGAGGCAGCGAGTGAAAACGAGTCGAACGCCAGGGTCATACCCGTTGATCGTAGTCGAACGGGAAAAAGTATCCGTCAGCGTCGGTTTTCACACCCATTTGACCGAGGAGCCAGCCCGGTTCGCTCTCGAGCGCGAAAAACGGTCGAAAACGGCAGTCCGATCAGGCGCCGCCGAGGGTATCTTCGGCTTCGAGCAGCTCGTGGTACCGGTTGCGGATCGTTACTTCGGAAATGTCGGCAACGTCGCTCACGGCGGCCTGGGTGGTCTTCTCGTTGGTCAACAGCGCCGCGGCGTACACCGCGGCGGCGGCGAGGCCGACCGGCGACTTGCCGCTGTGGACGCCCTTCTCCTTGGCGTTGCGAAGCAGGCTGCGCGCGCGGTGTTCGGCTTCGTCCGACAGCTCGAGCCCCGACGCGAAGCGGGGGACGTAGCTCTCGGGGTCGGCCGGCTGAACCTCGAGGCCGAGTTCGCGGACGACGTAGCGGTAGGTGCGTGCGATCTCGTTCTTCTCGACGCGGCTCACTTCGGCGATTTCGTCGAGACTTCGCGGGACGCCGGCCTGCCGGGCGGCGGCGTAGACACACGAGGTCGAGACGCCCTCGATCGAGCGGCCGGGGAGGAGATCCTCGTTGAGCGCCCGGCGGTAGATCACGCTGGCGGTCTCGCGGACGTTGTTCGGTAGGCCGAGCGCGCTCGCCATGCGGTCGATCTCGCCGAGGGCCTGCTTGAGGTTGCGCTCTTTGCTGTCGCGGGTGCGGAAGCGCTCGTTCCACTTGCGAAGGCGCTGCATCTTCTCGCGCTGGCGGCTGCCGAGGGAGTTCCCGTAGGCGTCCTTGTTTCGCCAGTCGATGTTCGTCGACAGCCCTTTGTCGTGCATCGTGTTCGTCGTCGGGGCACCGACGCGGGACTTCTTGTTCTTCTCGGCGGAGTCGAACGCGCGCCACTCGGGGCCGCGATCGACGGAGTCTTCCTCGACGACGAGGCCACAGTCCTCACAGATAGTTTCGCCGTGTTCGTCGTCGACGACGAGCTGGCCGGTACACTCCGGACATGCGAGGTCGTTCGCCTCGTTCGCCTGCTCGTTTTCGGTCGTCTGGGGATCGCTGCGTCGGGCTCTGGTGGATAGTCGTGTGTTAGTCATGATGACAGCTCCTCCGGGCCAAAGCAATACGAAGACGCTCGGACGGAGTCGTTACCTACTGCCTTCAGACAGTCAGTATATAAGCATTACGAAAAAATACGGCTACAGTCCTCGAAACCTGGTTATTCGTCGGAAATAGCATTAACAATCCAAACATTAAAATAGATCCGTGTGTGCACCTCGCACGGATTTCGGTTCTTCTTTGGGGGGTTCCGACGAGGGTTCCCGGCATGAACCTCGCGGTTGGGAGTACGAATCCGGTGAAAGTGCAGGCGGTGACCCGTGGTCTCGAGCGATTCTCGCCGACAGTGACCTCGATCGACGTCGAATCCGGCGTCGCCGAACAGCCGTTTGGTCACGACGAGACGATAGCCGGTGCGAAAACACGGGCGAAACGAGCATTCGAGCAAACGGATGCGACCTACGGCGTTGGGCTTGAGGGCGGCGTCGGGAGGTTCGGCGACCCTGGCCAGTTGCATCTCATCATGTGGGCCGCCGTTACCGACGGCGACCGACTCTGCTGTGGAAGTGGCCCGAGTCTCCCGTTACCGGAACCGATCACGGTTCGCCTCGAGGCTGGTGGGGAACTCGGCCCGATCATGGACGACCACCTCGGGACGACCAATATCGCCACGAACGAGGGGGCTGCTGGCGCACTTACTGATGGGTTGATCGACCGAACCGATGCGCTCGCGACCGCAGTCGCCTGTGCGATAGGGCCGTTCGTAACCCCGTATTACGGGGAGTAAGTCCATCCTAGCGCGGACTAGTTGTCTGGGGAGAGTGCATCGGCGTGAAAATCCTCAATTAGCCTCTCGAGAAATAGACTGTTACCGACTGTCTCCACCGAATGTACGGATCTCGACCCCGGTGTTGCCTCCACGAGTCGGTTCGTAATTTCCGTTCGATACGGACGAACACGTGCTCGAAACAGCCGATTTCGATTGAGTCGAACGGTATCGGTGACGACGACCGGAAACACGTTCGGTGCTGCGTTGCTACACGTTCGATCCTGCGTGACTGTACCGTGAAAGAATGTATTAACCGGGCGTACCAACGTCAGGGGTCGGGTGGTGAGGTGGGACGCTCCCGGGTCGAAAAACCGGCAGACGTAATCGGGTTAACTGCCTGTACCAAATCCCCTAAGTCGGCGCCTGTGTTCGCTCCTAGCATGAGCACGGCACTGGCTCCTGACTTGACGAGCAAACAATCGCAGATTTTGCAGTATCTTCGAGAACGCGCTGCGACCAAGACCTATTTCAAATCGCGGCTGATCGGCGAGGAACTCGGGATGACGGCG of the Natronosalvus vescus genome contains:
- a CDS encoding signal peptidase I encodes the protein MTIRGSLSSVLTVVVGLIVVLLLVGALLGQPVLLSYVETGSMEPTIESGDGFIAIPTAVSGPVETGDVVVFEAQEIDGGGLTTHRVVAETDHGYVTRGDANMVTDQDGAEPHVTDGQVVAKALQVNGEVVTIPHLGTAVMGIQSGLEATQLRLASLLGTGALLGSSGLSALLLGFGIAVLAVSFLLERGARTERSRSRQRRPRRDVFDAKRVVLALALVIALVSAGTMATMSGSTETGIVSSEYDSGAHHVIAAGETETQTYEVAHNGPVPVVTMFEPSSDGVTVDEEPKRLERGDAVNVTVGVTAPPETGYYLRSFSEYRYFAVLPTPVIATLHTIHPWLAAGAVTVVVTGVFVLPFALLIGTGTIRTRERRRTGHGKRTLW
- a CDS encoding DUF5305 domain-containing protein is translated as MNGERAILRARSALDQWFVLVVVVLVALSAFGGWMAYSAYAADPAPDDERTVEVWSTTAGYHHSAEVQVDNPVFDVGDELSNQPVYYTRIAPELEGEFRHRYDGTDGVVTLDVELERVVRSVDGDAGEYWSVSESLGSSTVDDLEAGETHTTAFTLDVPGLANETDEIDSSLGSTPGTTETVVVAYVTLEGTVDGESVNQTNRYELVVDPDGDTYTVEGPENDRYAEERTEAVESDAAAGAGFDLGESLGGLVLLVLSLSALGATTVAKRRGALTPSAADLERARARHEREQFDDWITRGVLPDAVLDRPRVDVDTLEGLVDVAIDCEKRVIEEQTEDGPSYWVLDGGLLYVYEPVEPVLEGSEDVRPGDDGDAPPEEPVVEGVEVDGLEEGDGTISSGND
- a CDS encoding DUF1102 domain-containing protein → MVEIHAFRCGDWLVVWMGCRGLNALETLMERRKFLIGAGSTAIGASAIIGSGAFSRIESQRHVSIAVAEDSEAYLGLEPLDTLNSQNYVALDDNGHLYVQIDGEGDQQDNGGDGPEGVGVNSDSSTWFDGMFDICNNGKAEATVRIDVAGLQFHSSSEDGIEPDDDYGRPIVDVFYYDDEGNEVSILTDSEDESWDYGEDLTLDVGECETMNIRTNTKGIDATMDDEPLVEGDATVVADAPGAGEVND
- a CDS encoding DUF1102 domain-containing protein, which gives rise to MERRTFLTGVGTAGLASTVVIGSGAFSRAESQRHVSIALAEDPSAYLAMDECPALDSDEITVTLDDHGHLEVEGLAEAIRTGEFDNVFQVCNHGKEGARIWIEFEIDEYEDRLWFYLGDDPDDPVDSESNGFDLDVGECACIGIGVDAEGLEDLTLFDDEIVIHADVDKYED
- a CDS encoding type I 3-dehydroquinate dehydratase, with the protein product MTLAFDSFSLAASTADLDDEPEARAHADCLEFRMDLADEPLPALERYDGVLPILATNRAMWEGGEATDAGRLEALAEAARFDAVEAVDVELEAILEGDADGVLEVADEVGVVVVASSHDFEGAPPRPELVRTLTEAGKYADVAKLAVTAQTTADTLALLSATEQLTAHGDRVATMAMGEVGRHTRAVAPVYGSKIGYAPVDPANATAPGQYDLETLAELVTNLE
- a CDS encoding transcription initiation factor IIB — protein: MTNTRLSTRARRSDPQTTENEQANEANDLACPECTGQLVVDDEHGETICEDCGLVVEEDSVDRGPEWRAFDSAEKNKKSRVGAPTTNTMHDKGLSTNIDWRNKDAYGNSLGSRQREKMQRLRKWNERFRTRDSKERNLKQALGEIDRMASALGLPNNVRETASVIYRRALNEDLLPGRSIEGVSTSCVYAAARQAGVPRSLDEIAEVSRVEKNEIARTYRYVVRELGLEVQPADPESYVPRFASGLELSDEAEHRARSLLRNAKEKGVHSGKSPVGLAAAAVYAAALLTNEKTTQAAVSDVADISEVTIRNRYHELLEAEDTLGGA
- the yjjX gene encoding inosine/xanthosine triphosphatase, whose protein sequence is MNLAVGSTNPVKVQAVTRGLERFSPTVTSIDVESGVAEQPFGHDETIAGAKTRAKRAFEQTDATYGVGLEGGVGRFGDPGQLHLIMWAAVTDGDRLCCGSGPSLPLPEPITVRLEAGGELGPIMDDHLGTTNIATNEGAAGALTDGLIDRTDALATAVACAIGPFVTPYYGE
- a CDS encoding DUF7123 family protein, whose protein sequence is MSTALAPDLTSKQSQILQYLRERAATKTYFKSRLIGEELGMTAKEVGANITALQEGDYDIEIEKWGYSSSTTWKVVV